The Bacteroidia bacterium genome includes the window TTTTTAATGGATGAAAATTCTTTTGAAGAAATCGGAATGTTTGTTACGCATCGTTCGGTAGAATTTGGGTTGGAAAAAGAAAAATATTTGGGCGATGGCGTTGTAACTGGTTATGGCACTATCAACGGACGTTTAGTGTATGTTTTTTCGCAAGATTTTACCGTTTTCGGTGGCTCACTTTCCGAAACGCATGCAGAAAAAATTTGTAAAATAATGGATCTCGCTATGAAAAATGGTGCACCTTTAATCGGCTTAAACGACAGTGGTGGCGCTCGAATCCAAGAAGGTGTTGTTTCTCTTGGCGGTTATGCCGATATTTTTTATCGCAACACAATGGCTTCGGGAGTTATTCCGCAACTGTCCGC containing:
- a CDS encoding carboxyl transferase domain-containing protein — encoded protein: MKKKLEILSKKIAEAQLGGGEKRIESQHKKGKLTARERLHFLMDENSFEEIGMFVTHRSVEFGLEKEKYLGDGVVTGYGTINGRLVYVFSQDFTVFGGSLSETHAEKICKIMDLAMKNGAPLIGLNDSGGARIQEGVVSLGGYADIFYRNTMASGVIPQLSA